The Spirosoma radiotolerans genome has a window encoding:
- a CDS encoding glycosyltransferase family 4 protein: MRIGIEAQRLLRPHKHGMDIVALETIRALSAAHEHEFVIFVKPDSDRVGLPDSPNVELVELDGGPYPIWEQYALPKAVKQYGIDLLHCTANTAPLHSPVPLVLTLHDIIFLENQPLLRGSWYQRFGNQYRRWNVPQIVNKCDRIVTVSDFERQRIIDHLKLDPDQVITVWNGVSDKFQLINDPNQLATIRTQFNLPNEFIFFLGNTDPKKNVRGVLKSLLLLKKQGKLTLPVVISNLTAASLNVILTDIDGQILTENIRLCGYIPNAVLPLVYNAATIFLCPSLRESFGLPILEAMACGTPVLTSSTSSMPEVAGDAALLVNPTSIEEMALQLGCLIQQPALRATLRKKGLERAALFSWQSAANKLLGVYEETINIHSIPVVC; the protein is encoded by the coding sequence ATGCGAATCGGAATTGAAGCGCAACGGCTCCTAAGGCCCCACAAGCACGGTATGGACATCGTGGCTCTGGAGACAATCCGGGCTCTATCAGCCGCCCACGAACATGAGTTTGTCATTTTTGTAAAGCCCGACAGCGACCGCGTAGGGCTTCCTGATTCGCCCAATGTCGAGTTGGTTGAATTAGACGGCGGACCGTATCCCATTTGGGAGCAGTATGCCTTACCGAAAGCGGTTAAGCAGTATGGCATTGATTTGCTGCACTGTACAGCCAATACGGCCCCCCTGCACTCGCCAGTGCCTTTGGTACTCACGCTTCACGATATTATTTTCCTGGAAAACCAGCCGTTGCTACGAGGAAGCTGGTACCAGCGATTTGGGAATCAATACCGCCGATGGAATGTACCCCAGATTGTCAATAAATGTGACCGGATTGTCACCGTGTCTGATTTTGAACGGCAACGAATCATTGATCATTTGAAGCTGGACCCCGATCAGGTTATCACCGTCTGGAATGGCGTTAGTGACAAGTTTCAGCTGATCAATGATCCCAATCAACTGGCAACTATTCGAACCCAGTTCAATCTGCCGAACGAGTTCATATTTTTCCTGGGTAACACAGACCCAAAGAAGAACGTACGGGGTGTATTGAAATCGTTACTCCTCTTAAAAAAACAGGGTAAGCTTACGCTGCCCGTTGTTATATCGAATCTTACAGCGGCTTCGTTAAACGTTATCCTGACAGATATTGACGGGCAAATTCTCACCGAGAACATACGCTTGTGTGGCTATATACCTAATGCCGTTTTGCCTTTGGTATATAATGCCGCTACAATTTTCCTTTGTCCATCGCTTCGGGAAAGTTTTGGCTTACCCATTCTGGAAGCCATGGCTTGTGGCACTCCCGTTTTGACATCGTCCACGTCGTCCATGCCTGAAGTGGCCGGTGATGCCGCTTTATTGGTTAACCCTACTTCAATCGAGGAAATGGCCCTGCAGCTTGGTTGTCTCATTCAACAGCCTGCCCTCCGCGCTACTTTACGGAAGAAAGGCCTAGAGAGAGCCGCCTTATTTTCATGGCAGTCTGCGGCAAATAAGTTACTTGGTGTATATGAAGAGACAATAAATATTCACTCTATACCCGTCGTTTGTTAA
- a CDS encoding O-antigen ligase family protein: MDLTDRPLLITEQWRESPWLIYVLGILAALLAGWLVGTYGMLGGAMLVGLPVAIALLLGVLIEPKIGLFLYVHVSFLIGFTRFLPPAIPLGTALDGILVLSLLGTFLNGKRMDWKQLKQPFFWLLIVWLSYTILEYFNPEAPYRPAWFYNVRSFSLSWFFIAIVVMVNPISRKDIRLFLIAWLAWSVFAALWGFKQQYIGLAGAEIRWLAEGGARTHILWGQLRSFSFYSDAGQFGSEMAGVTLICLILFFEGKSWILRITYLVLAFILFWGFAVSGTRGALFVLLAGFPAYLFLSRNPLNIIRGFLVAAPILGILMFTSIGDSNYQVYRIRTALRPTEDASFLVRLENQQKLKNFLKDRPFGAGIGTSSGAGNRFSPNHFAAQIPTDSWYVQLWIETGVVGLTLYLMMLTGIILLGIYKIWQLNDRTLSTLMIALLAEFIGIAVVSYTNPILGQFPTSTIIFINSVLFTTCTRWDTPKTSHYANRN, encoded by the coding sequence ATGGATCTCACCGATCGGCCTCTTCTGATAACTGAGCAATGGCGCGAAAGCCCCTGGCTTATCTACGTGCTTGGCATACTGGCTGCTTTGCTGGCCGGTTGGCTGGTAGGCACCTACGGCATGCTCGGTGGCGCCATGCTGGTGGGGTTACCAGTCGCTATAGCCTTACTGCTGGGTGTTCTGATTGAGCCCAAAATTGGTCTGTTCCTGTATGTACATGTCAGCTTCTTAATCGGTTTTACTCGTTTTCTTCCACCCGCTATTCCGCTCGGCACTGCCCTGGATGGCATTCTGGTTCTCAGCCTGTTAGGCACATTTTTAAATGGAAAACGAATGGATTGGAAACAATTGAAACAGCCTTTTTTTTGGCTGCTTATTGTTTGGCTCTCCTACACCATACTAGAGTATTTCAATCCGGAAGCCCCCTACCGTCCGGCCTGGTTTTACAACGTTCGTTCGTTTTCCCTTAGCTGGTTTTTCATTGCGATCGTCGTGATGGTGAATCCCATTAGCCGGAAAGACATTCGCCTATTCCTTATAGCCTGGTTGGCCTGGTCCGTCTTTGCCGCTTTGTGGGGCTTTAAACAGCAGTACATCGGCCTGGCAGGCGCCGAAATCCGGTGGCTGGCCGAAGGTGGAGCCCGAACCCATATTCTGTGGGGTCAATTACGAAGTTTCTCCTTTTATTCTGACGCTGGTCAATTTGGCTCTGAGATGGCTGGCGTAACCCTGATCTGCCTGATCCTCTTCTTCGAAGGCAAATCCTGGATTCTTCGCATCACCTACCTGGTCTTAGCCTTTATCCTGTTCTGGGGATTTGCCGTTTCAGGTACCCGGGGTGCCCTGTTTGTTTTACTGGCCGGCTTTCCAGCTTATCTTTTCCTGAGCCGGAATCCACTGAATATTATCCGGGGATTTCTGGTTGCGGCACCCATACTGGGTATCCTGATGTTCACATCAATTGGTGATTCAAATTACCAGGTCTATCGTATACGCACAGCGCTTCGCCCCACTGAAGATGCCTCTTTTCTGGTTCGGCTGGAAAACCAGCAGAAACTTAAGAATTTCTTAAAAGACAGACCATTTGGAGCGGGCATTGGTACTTCTTCGGGTGCGGGTAACCGTTTTTCTCCTAACCATTTTGCGGCCCAGATTCCAACCGATAGCTGGTATGTTCAGCTTTGGATCGAAACGGGTGTTGTTGGCCTTACGCTTTATCTGATGATGCTGACAGGCATCATCCTACTCGGTATTTATAAAATCTGGCAGTTGAACGATCGTACGCTTAGCACCCTGATGATTGCCCTGCTGGCCGAATTTATCGGGATAGCTGTCGTGAGCTACACCAACCCCATTCTGGGCCAGTTCCCAACTAGTACAATCATATTTATTAACTCAGTCCTATTCACCACCTGTACCCGTTGGGATACCCCAAAGACCTCACATTATGCGAATCGGAATTGA
- a CDS encoding glycosyltransferase family 2 protein, with amino-acid sequence MTLVYYILGWTFCLLTFLVFYTYLGYGLVAWVLVNLRAGQSKQAQGVVVSNQWPDVTMVVPAYNELAYLPDKLQNCLRQDYPVQHLHFLFVVEGSTDGSVEYLEKRKLNVPNLTILSGAQRLGKIAAMNKAMRLVNTPITIFTDANTELNPEAVSRLTKRFDDETVGAVTGEKRIRLQGEEAAAGSGEGLYWRYESFLKKLDAQLHTIVGAAGELFAIRTGLYEPVEADTLLDDFIISLRIASRGYRVDYVPDAYALERPSHSVAEEMKRKVRIATGGFQAIRRLAALLNIFTYGWLSFQYVSHRVLRWAVTPFCLPLLLLLNGLLLTQPEGPDNGLFSRSFWLILFSCQVAFYLIATVGYALENRQTRFKLTFVPFYFVFMNWCVLAGFARFCNGNLSGVWEKSRRAI; translated from the coding sequence ATGACACTCGTTTATTATATACTTGGCTGGACGTTCTGCCTGCTCACCTTCCTGGTTTTTTATACCTACCTGGGCTACGGCCTGGTGGCCTGGGTATTGGTTAACCTACGGGCAGGCCAGTCGAAGCAAGCCCAGGGAGTTGTCGTATCCAATCAGTGGCCAGATGTGACGATGGTTGTTCCGGCCTATAATGAGTTAGCTTACCTGCCGGATAAACTACAGAACTGCTTACGCCAGGACTATCCGGTTCAGCATCTGCACTTTCTGTTTGTCGTGGAAGGATCTACAGACGGATCGGTCGAGTATCTGGAAAAGCGAAAGCTGAACGTGCCCAACCTGACCATCCTCTCGGGCGCCCAGCGGCTGGGTAAGATTGCCGCCATGAACAAGGCAATGCGCCTGGTAAACACGCCCATCACTATTTTCACCGATGCCAATACCGAACTGAATCCGGAAGCGGTGAGCCGGTTGACCAAACGCTTCGACGATGAAACGGTAGGCGCCGTAACCGGCGAAAAACGCATCCGTTTGCAGGGCGAGGAAGCGGCTGCCGGGAGTGGCGAAGGTCTTTACTGGCGGTATGAGTCATTCCTGAAAAAGCTCGATGCCCAGTTGCATACCATCGTGGGGGCGGCCGGTGAGTTGTTTGCCATTCGTACAGGACTTTACGAGCCCGTCGAAGCCGATACGCTGCTGGATGATTTTATCATTTCGCTGCGGATTGCCAGCCGGGGTTACCGGGTCGATTATGTGCCAGACGCCTACGCCCTCGAACGGCCATCGCATTCGGTCGCCGAAGAAATGAAACGGAAAGTCAGAATTGCAACGGGCGGTTTTCAGGCCATCAGGCGGCTGGCGGCTCTGCTTAATATCTTTACCTATGGCTGGCTAAGTTTTCAGTATGTATCGCATCGGGTGCTGCGCTGGGCCGTTACGCCGTTTTGCCTGCCCCTGCTTTTGCTGCTTAACGGGCTTTTGCTCACACAGCCTGAAGGACCGGATAACGGTCTGTTCAGCAGATCATTCTGGTTAATTCTATTTAGTTGCCAAGTGGCCTTTTACCTGATTGCAACGGTTGGGTACGCGCTGGAAAATCGCCAGACTCGTTTCAAGCTGACGTTTGTGCCTTTCTATTTTGTGTTCATGAACTGGTGTGTACTGGCCGGATTTGCCCGCTTTTGCAATGGTAACCTGTCCGGTGTCTGGGAAAAATCAAGGCGAGCTATCTAA
- a CDS encoding glycosyltransferase family 2 protein, protein MAKRERVGGTDESTLVSIITINYNQAEVTRQFLESAKNLTYPAYEIIVVDNGSVEPFANTVDVNQYPHLRYIRSEVNLGFTGGNNLGMQEAQGNYFFIVNNDTELSPTILEDLLKPFAGRPDIGVVCPKIKFYESPQLLQYAGYSPINMYTGTATAIGSNQTDNGQFDEPHATNFAHGCAMMIRRTVVEQVGRFAERFFLYYEELDWSQRIRNAGYLIYYQPAASILHKESMSVGQHSPLKTYYLTRNRILFMRRHCSVFQRMVFYSFFTFCILPKHMASYLLTGQLTHAKAFMRGTFWNLRSASVSPV, encoded by the coding sequence ATGGCAAAAAGAGAACGTGTAGGCGGCACCGACGAGTCGACGCTCGTCTCGATTATCACCATCAACTACAACCAGGCTGAAGTGACCCGCCAGTTCCTGGAATCGGCAAAAAACCTAACCTACCCAGCCTACGAAATTATTGTGGTTGATAATGGCTCCGTAGAACCGTTTGCGAATACGGTGGATGTGAACCAGTATCCTCATCTGCGATACATCCGATCTGAGGTCAATTTAGGTTTTACGGGTGGTAACAACCTGGGTATGCAGGAAGCGCAGGGCAATTACTTTTTCATCGTCAACAACGATACTGAGCTATCGCCGACCATTCTGGAAGACCTGCTCAAACCCTTTGCCGGACGCCCTGACATTGGTGTCGTTTGCCCAAAGATCAAGTTCTACGAGTCTCCTCAATTGCTGCAATATGCGGGGTACAGCCCCATCAATATGTATACTGGCACGGCAACGGCTATCGGTAGCAACCAAACAGACAATGGTCAGTTCGACGAGCCTCATGCCACCAACTTTGCGCATGGCTGCGCCATGATGATTCGCCGAACGGTTGTGGAACAGGTTGGGCGATTTGCGGAGCGCTTCTTCCTGTACTACGAAGAGCTGGACTGGTCGCAACGGATACGAAACGCAGGCTATCTGATTTATTATCAACCCGCTGCATCTATTCTGCATAAAGAGTCCATGTCGGTTGGGCAGCACAGTCCGCTAAAAACCTATTACCTGACACGCAACCGGATTTTGTTCATGCGACGTCATTGCTCTGTTTTTCAGCGTATGGTTTTTTACTCGTTTTTTACATTTTGCATTTTACCAAAGCACATGGCTTCCTACCTGCTTACCGGCCAGTTGACACATGCCAAAGCGTTTATGAGGGGTACGTTCTGGAATTTAAGGTCGGCCAGCGTATCGCCGGTCTAG
- a CDS encoding sugar transferase — MPIIYVLLVIEDDLIANRIASLVGSGHSIVRFKEINESERWLTDNQQVDLIITDRTNGDVMVSLVRNKRDYRLVPFLIVSRLGESPLEQATLATGVTDLLAINEDNYRIQTKISYYLSLSDQIRTFDNARPITTPTQFRLPWWKRFLDISVSFTILLLLSPMLLVVAIVIVLDSKGPVIYRSKRAGANFHVFNMYKFRTMKVEADQLLGQLASNNIYDKTDHKSDVSINGSITCSACEANGVPCQKLLFDHDRHICEKHYLQETQGKAKFMKFRNDPRITRIGTFLRNSSIDELPQLVNILVGDMSLVGNRPLPLYEAEKLTSDEFAKRFAGPAGLTGLWQVKKRGKGQGPMSDKERTLLDIEYSTTFSFKTDALIIWQTIFSLWQKENV, encoded by the coding sequence ATGCCTATAATCTATGTCTTATTGGTAATAGAAGACGATCTGATCGCTAACCGGATTGCCAGTCTGGTTGGTTCAGGTCATTCGATAGTACGCTTTAAGGAGATAAACGAATCGGAACGATGGCTGACAGATAACCAACAGGTCGATCTGATCATTACGGATAGAACGAACGGGGATGTGATGGTAAGCTTGGTTCGAAACAAACGAGATTACCGATTGGTCCCTTTTCTCATCGTGTCGCGTTTGGGCGAAAGTCCTTTAGAACAAGCTACCCTGGCTACTGGAGTTACTGACCTACTGGCCATCAACGAAGATAACTACCGAATTCAGACCAAAATCAGTTACTATCTTTCCCTAAGCGATCAGATTCGGACATTCGATAACGCACGCCCAATAACTACCCCAACTCAGTTCAGATTACCCTGGTGGAAACGCTTTCTCGACATTAGTGTTTCGTTCACCATTCTGCTGTTGTTGTCACCTATGCTGCTGGTCGTTGCGATCGTTATCGTTCTCGACTCGAAAGGGCCGGTCATTTATCGGTCAAAACGGGCTGGCGCCAATTTTCATGTGTTCAACATGTATAAGTTCCGAACCATGAAAGTAGAAGCGGATCAACTACTGGGGCAACTGGCCTCGAACAATATCTACGACAAAACAGACCATAAAAGCGATGTGTCAATTAATGGCTCAATAACGTGTAGTGCTTGCGAAGCCAATGGTGTACCCTGCCAGAAGTTGCTGTTTGATCATGATCGCCACATTTGCGAAAAACATTATTTACAGGAAACGCAGGGCAAAGCGAAATTTATGAAGTTCCGCAACGATCCCCGCATCACCCGAATTGGCACGTTCCTACGCAACAGTAGCATTGATGAACTCCCCCAACTGGTCAATATTCTGGTGGGTGATATGTCATTAGTCGGGAACCGCCCCCTGCCCCTTTATGAGGCCGAGAAACTTACCTCCGATGAATTTGCCAAACGATTTGCCGGGCCAGCTGGCTTGACCGGCCTGTGGCAGGTAAAGAAACGGGGTAAAGGCCAGGGACCTATGTCCGATAAGGAACGGACGTTACTGGACATTGAATACTCTACTACATTTTCGTTTAAAACAGATGCATTGATCATCTGGCAGACAATATTCAGTTTATGGCAAAAAGAGAACGTGTAG
- a CDS encoding response regulator translates to MKTKRHILIADENQYVVDILVQTLSKDFKITVANTGQEAARLLIQGNRFDTVLTELELPFFNGLELTKLIRMSHLTSQTPVIILSNVSDSTTRIECLEQGVDAFLSKPFNPLEVKAKLHALLRRADLSNQETQDNHSPQLKSENKTSWPHRSRIVSMLLGDLAVS, encoded by the coding sequence ATGAAGACGAAACGCCATATCCTCATCGCAGACGAAAATCAGTACGTTGTTGATATACTGGTCCAAACGCTGTCAAAAGATTTTAAGATTACAGTGGCGAATACAGGACAGGAAGCAGCTCGGCTATTAATCCAGGGAAACCGTTTCGACACCGTGCTGACCGAGTTGGAATTACCTTTCTTTAATGGCCTGGAGTTAACAAAGCTGATTCGCATGAGCCACTTGACATCGCAAACGCCGGTAATCATTCTCTCCAATGTGTCGGACAGTACGACCCGAATAGAATGTCTGGAACAAGGTGTCGATGCGTTCTTATCCAAACCATTCAACCCATTAGAGGTAAAAGCTAAACTCCATGCCCTTCTCCGGCGTGCTGATTTATCAAATCAGGAGACTCAGGATAACCATTCCCCTCAGCTCAAGTCTGAGAACAAAACCTCATGGCCCCACCGCTCACGCATCGTCTCCATGCTTCTGGGTGATCTGGCGGTATCGTAA